The Amblyomma americanum isolate KBUSLIRL-KWMA chromosome 6, ASM5285725v1, whole genome shotgun sequence genome has a window encoding:
- the LOC144136698 gene encoding uncharacterized protein LOC144136698 produces the protein MKEFSSLIAITIAFIACALCSEWECNVTLPWSVAHSDHPVIPHDIIQDLLRCPHELHGCSPAPVICDEQIFAVTCSCAKNCEYYGDCCWDAGPSLSSRSPATCVARNVDHHFGRNFYVISVCDPKWPDDGVRDSCENATYSKEAFYFIPVTTRKMVTYFNAFCALCNYDLDNTATFWNSSGTPESGFQVDVPPIVSRHVDTFLRPCDPHLVDVHRCPEGADAELTRKCMTYFAPVKHKDNDSDLVYKNVYCGLCNGAELSSLKCIPKRAIRETWVRVHVQTSFRPNLVSLMRPVVSQKSCFSWHGDKCYIKAPEHFYSNHSMTGANDGMINITNTTTLRYVAYSVQNYLTIICIGLSLVCLFLKGVVYVFYKSSRSFSTRCTLCLSSTLFWSHLLFLLANSFDVHTPVCVAFAIILHYGFLSTFFWTSLLSFDIWKHVAAVRITSTKRGGFLLYSLIAWGVPMVIVATSAAINWGAPDFVLSPRYGLFGCWIGNLWSQLAFFLMPMMILLALDVGLYVHTVVKIRRTAKRASIFEFKGGGNQSHMRLYVKLAFIMGMTWLLGFVSAFFNVLAMDIVVIVLIGLQGVYLFFGFKDYEHLIPKRFRKKQKCVITAVPTASTPVPSAEGMAQEKNLVRRRSSQNSQNGVPKAE, from the coding sequence CCAGTTATTTGCGACGAACAGATCTTCGCCGTCACTTGTTCTTGCGCGAAGAACTGTGAATACTACGGAGACTGCTGCTGGGACGCCGGGCCTTCCCTGTCATCGAGATCACCAGCGACCTGCGTGGCACGAAACGTTGACCACCACTTTGGAAGGAACTTTTACGTCATTTCTGTGTGCGACCCCAAGTGGCCGGATGACGGCGTCCGCGATTCGTGTGAAAATGCGACATACTCGAAGGAAGCATTTTACTTTATACCGGTGACTACTAGAAAGATGGTTACGTACTTCAACGCCTTCTGCGCTCTGTGTAACTACGACCTGGACAACACCGCAACGTTCTGGAATTCCTCGGGGACCCCCGAAAGTGGGTTTCAGGTTGACGTTCCGCCAATCGTCTCGAGGCACGTGGACACCTTTCTCAGGCCTTGTGACCCGCACTTGGTGGACGTCCATCGCTGCCCTGAAGGCGCGGATGCCGAACTCACTAGGAAGTGTATGACGTACTTCGCGCCAGTCAAACACAAAGACAACGATTCAGATCTTGTCTACAAGAACGTGTACTGCGGCCTCTGCAACGGTGCCGAACTGTCCTCATTGAAGTGCATTCCGAAACGAGCCATCCGAGAGACGTGGGTTCGTGTTCACGTGCAAACTTCGTTCCGGCCCAATCTCGTTTCCCTGATGAGACCTGTTGTGAGCCAGAAGTCTTGCTTCTCGTGGCACGGCGACAAGTGCTACATAAAGGCACCCGAGCATTTTTATTCTAACCATTCGATGACGGGTGCGAATGACGGTATGATCAACATTACGAACACTACGACGCTGCGGTACGTGGCGTACAGTGTGCAAAACTACCTCACAATAATTTGCATTGGCTTATCCCTCGTGTGCCTCTTTCTAAAGGGCGTCGTGTACGTGTTCTACAAGAGTTCTCGTTCGTTTTCTACCAGGTGCACGCTGTGCTTGTCCTCTACGTTGTTCTGGAGTCACCTGCTGTTCCTTCTCGCCAACAGCTTCGATGTGCACACTCCCGTGTGCGTGGCGTTCGCGATCATTCTTCACTACGGGTTCCTATCCACGTTCTTCTGGACGAGCCTCCTATCCTTCGACATATGGAAGCACGTGGCAGCAGTGCGGATTACTTCGACGAAGCGCGGCGGATTTCTTCTGTACAGTTTAATCGCGTGGGGCGTTCCTATGGTGATAGTCGCGACTAGCGCGGCCATTAACTGGGGTGCACCTGACTTTGTGTTGTCGCCTCGCTACGGCCTGTTCGGCTGCTGGATAGGCAACCTCTGGAGCCAGCTAGCCTTCTTCCTCATGCCTATGATGATTCTACTTGCACTGGACGTTGGTCTGTACGTCCACACAGTCGTGAAGATTCGCAGGACAGCAAAGCGTGCATCTATATTTGAGTTCAAAGGTGGTGGTAACCAGTCACACATGAGGTTGTACGTGAAACTGGCCTTCATCATGGGCATGACCTGGCTGCTGGGTTTTGTGAGTGCCTTCTTCAACGTGCTTGCTATGGACATTGTCGTCATTGTTTTGATCGGGCTGCAGGGAGTGTACTTGTTCTTCGGATTCAAGGACTACGAACACCTCATTCCGAAGCGGTTTCGCAAGAAGCAAAAGTGCGTTATTACTGCCGTGCCTACGGCCAGCACACCGGTGCCGTCAGCTGAGGGAATGGCGCAAGAAAAAAACCTGGTTCGTCGGAGATCTTCTCAAAATTCTCAAAATGGAGTACCGAAGGCCGAGTGA